The Neorhodopirellula lusitana genome contains a region encoding:
- a CDS encoding NAD(+) synthase, whose protein sequence is MKKSENTFQSLGYYRTSAAGPRLKVADPEFNATESIKAVEQFADSDLLVLPELGLTGYTCGDLFATHTLLDASIDALHRVVEATMNHTGLVVVGLPLAVQSSVMNVAAVIGQGTIYGIVPKSFLPTYREFYEARHFRAASHNDPQHVRIAGQQIPFGTDLLFVDGQAVVAVEICEDLWVPVPPSSHSAVAGANVVANLSASNETVGKAQWRRDLVVSQSGRLIAGYVYASAGGDESTSDVVFGGHCLIAENGALLGQSRRIGDGGQPLLPDATSLTCDVDLQRINHDRRVVGSFDDFRDSLPRPYRRIEVKQQPRSREITELQRRVDPHPFVPDDANERAERCAEILAIQTAGLVKRLGQLPESLPLAIGISGGLDSTLAILVAIDAVDHMKRQRSVIDALVMPGFGTTDHTRGNAMRLTELLGVTRERIDIRQLSLDTFIGLKHSPLGIPVGADTEIEQLQVALAATPDDAKDLMFENVQARMRTFLLMSRGFVLGTGDLSEQALGWSTYNGDHMSMYNVNASIPKTLVRYLVRYIADERYEGEMRELLHEIADTPISPELLPPTADGQIRQSTEASLGPYELHDFFLYHFIRGGCDRDKLRFLASQTTFRSPHSSDVIEQTLDTFIKRFFASQFKRNCVPDGPKVGSVSLSPRGDWRMPPDASDAAFR, encoded by the coding sequence TTGAAAAAGTCTGAAAACACGTTCCAGTCACTCGGCTACTACCGGACCTCTGCCGCTGGGCCCCGGCTGAAAGTAGCCGATCCTGAATTCAATGCCACGGAATCCATCAAAGCAGTTGAGCAGTTTGCGGATTCTGACTTGCTGGTTTTGCCCGAACTCGGTTTGACGGGCTACACGTGCGGTGACCTGTTCGCCACTCACACACTGCTCGATGCGTCGATCGACGCCCTGCATCGCGTCGTCGAGGCAACGATGAATCACACCGGTTTGGTGGTGGTGGGATTGCCGCTGGCCGTCCAGTCAAGCGTGATGAACGTGGCCGCTGTCATTGGTCAGGGGACAATCTATGGGATCGTGCCGAAGTCGTTCTTGCCAACCTATCGGGAGTTCTATGAAGCTCGGCATTTCCGTGCGGCATCCCACAACGATCCCCAACACGTACGTATTGCCGGACAGCAGATTCCGTTTGGAACCGACTTGCTGTTCGTCGATGGCCAGGCGGTCGTTGCTGTTGAGATTTGTGAAGACTTATGGGTGCCGGTACCGCCAAGTAGTCATTCCGCCGTGGCGGGGGCCAACGTAGTCGCGAACTTATCGGCCAGTAATGAAACGGTGGGGAAGGCCCAGTGGCGACGCGACCTGGTCGTTAGTCAGTCGGGACGTTTGATCGCGGGTTATGTCTACGCGTCGGCGGGGGGCGATGAATCGACCAGTGACGTCGTCTTTGGTGGTCACTGTCTGATTGCGGAAAACGGTGCTTTGCTTGGCCAGTCACGCCGTATTGGCGATGGCGGGCAACCTCTGCTGCCGGACGCAACTTCATTGACCTGTGATGTTGATTTGCAACGAATCAATCACGACCGCCGCGTCGTGGGGTCGTTTGATGACTTCCGTGATTCCCTCCCGCGTCCGTATCGTCGCATCGAAGTGAAGCAGCAACCTCGTTCTCGCGAGATCACTGAATTACAGCGTCGTGTTGATCCGCATCCGTTCGTTCCGGACGATGCCAATGAGCGAGCAGAACGCTGCGCCGAGATTTTGGCCATTCAAACGGCTGGGTTAGTCAAACGTCTTGGGCAACTTCCCGAGTCTCTGCCGTTGGCGATTGGTATTTCCGGTGGACTCGATAGCACGCTTGCGATCCTGGTCGCGATTGATGCGGTCGATCATATGAAACGTCAACGCAGTGTCATTGATGCGTTGGTGATGCCAGGCTTTGGAACCACGGATCACACTCGCGGCAACGCGATGAGGCTGACTGAACTTCTGGGGGTCACGCGTGAACGGATTGATATTCGGCAACTGTCACTGGACACCTTCATCGGTCTGAAGCATTCACCGCTGGGCATTCCGGTTGGTGCGGATACCGAGATCGAACAGCTGCAAGTGGCGCTGGCAGCCACGCCGGATGACGCGAAAGATCTGATGTTTGAAAACGTGCAGGCGCGAATGCGGACGTTCTTACTGATGAGCCGTGGCTTTGTGTTAGGGACGGGCGACCTGAGCGAACAGGCTCTCGGGTGGAGTACGTACAACGGCGATCACATGTCGATGTACAACGTCAACGCATCGATCCCGAAAACTCTGGTCCGATACCTGGTTCGCTACATTGCCGATGAGCGATATGAGGGGGAAATGCGAGAATTGCTTCACGAGATCGCTGACACCCCGATCTCGCCGGAATTGCTACCTCCGACCGCTGACGGACAAATTCGTCAGAGCACCGAAGCATCGCTCGGCCCGTACGAACTGCACGATTTCTTTTTGTATCACTTCATTCGAGGTGGTTGTGACCGTGACAAGCTGCGGTTTCTGGCTTCGCAAACCACGTTTCGAAGCCCGCACAGTTCGGATGTGATCGAGCAGACTTTAGACACGTTCATCAAGCGATTCTTCGCCAGCCAGTTCAAGCGGAACTGTGTCCCCGATGGCCCTAAGGTTGGTTCCGTTTCACTGTCGCCTCGTGGGGACTGGCGAATGCCACCGGACGCATCCGATGCGGCATTTCGTTAG
- a CDS encoding DUF423 domain-containing protein gives MTMTSNSGDDQTTGAIRETGTTGETPGTPCGPSESVPNRRTCIAIAGIAGALAIAIGAFGAHGLEGYLPQTGIDAQTVGRRLQQFDTGARYHLAHAIVLLILAVAPIQQNKFSRIVFGFFIAGLFLFSGSLYLLVLTNTPVLGAITPIGGVAWILGWCSIAFLKQRN, from the coding sequence ATGACGATGACCAGCAACAGCGGCGACGATCAGACCACCGGGGCAATTCGAGAGACCGGTACAACAGGTGAAACTCCAGGAACCCCATGCGGGCCATCGGAATCGGTCCCGAACCGGCGAACTTGTATCGCGATCGCAGGGATCGCTGGAGCCTTGGCAATCGCAATCGGTGCGTTCGGTGCCCACGGTCTGGAAGGTTATTTGCCCCAAACTGGAATCGATGCCCAAACCGTCGGGCGTCGGTTACAGCAGTTCGACACCGGGGCGCGATACCACCTCGCTCACGCGATCGTGCTATTGATTCTGGCGGTGGCTCCGATCCAGCAAAACAAGTTCTCTCGAATCGTATTCGGGTTCTTCATTGCCGGCCTCTTCCTGTTTTCGGGAAGCCTTTATTTGCTGGTTCTGACAAATACACCGGTGCTCGGGGCGATCACTCCGATTGGTGGAGTGGCCTGGATCTTAGGTTGGTGCAGCATTGCGTTTCTGAAGCAACGCAACTGA
- the mqnE gene encoding aminofutalosine synthase MqnE, producing the protein MIAAERDARFREIRDKVEAEERLSLDDGIFLYDPSVSLQAVGELANFVRERLNGNVGYYNINTHLNPTNVCVYRCRFCAFRKDLRDEKGYAMTDEQILERGREATANGCTEMHIVGGLHHQRKYEWYRGIISLLKENFPQIHLKAWTAVEIDWFRFQTKKDFRWVLEDMREAGQGSMPGGGAEIFHPEVRDQLCEHKANTPSWIEIHKTAHQIGMKTNCTMLYGHVEKAYHRIDHLMRLRELQDKTNGFQVFIPLAFHPENTGLSDLKKPSGLMDLRTVAVSRLMLDNIRHIKAYWIMLGIETAQTALAYGADDIDGTVRHELIYHDAGAKTPEFLSVEQIQHLIREAGREPAERDTQYNHIIRDENDFTKWRTGESVDAISPSAAIVS; encoded by the coding sequence ATGATCGCTGCCGAACGTGACGCCCGATTTCGTGAGATTCGTGACAAAGTTGAAGCCGAAGAACGCCTGTCGCTGGACGATGGAATTTTTCTGTACGATCCGTCCGTGTCGCTTCAGGCCGTCGGCGAGCTTGCCAACTTCGTCCGAGAACGCCTCAACGGCAACGTCGGCTACTACAACATCAACACGCACCTGAACCCGACGAACGTGTGTGTTTATCGCTGCCGATTTTGTGCGTTCCGCAAGGACTTGCGAGACGAAAAGGGGTACGCGATGACGGACGAACAGATCCTCGAACGCGGTCGTGAAGCAACGGCCAACGGCTGCACGGAAATGCATATCGTCGGCGGTCTGCATCACCAGCGAAAATACGAGTGGTATCGCGGCATCATTTCGTTGTTGAAGGAAAACTTCCCCCAGATTCACTTGAAGGCCTGGACCGCGGTTGAAATTGATTGGTTCCGATTCCAAACCAAGAAAGACTTCCGCTGGGTTCTGGAAGACATGCGTGAAGCGGGCCAAGGCAGTATGCCGGGCGGTGGTGCGGAAATCTTCCACCCTGAAGTTCGCGACCAATTGTGTGAACACAAAGCGAACACGCCGTCGTGGATCGAAATTCACAAGACCGCGCACCAAATTGGCATGAAGACCAACTGCACGATGCTGTACGGACATGTGGAAAAAGCGTATCACCGCATTGACCACTTGATGCGATTGCGTGAACTGCAGGATAAGACGAATGGCTTCCAGGTATTCATCCCCCTGGCATTCCACCCCGAGAACACGGGACTGTCGGACCTGAAGAAGCCATCCGGATTGATGGACTTGCGGACAGTCGCGGTAAGCCGTTTGATGCTGGACAACATTCGTCACATCAAGGCGTACTGGATCATGCTGGGTATCGAAACCGCTCAAACCGCGCTTGCCTACGGAGCCGACGACATCGACGGGACGGTTCGACACGAATTGATCTACCACGACGCGGGTGCCAAAACTCCCGAGTTCCTATCCGTTGAGCAAATCCAGCACTTGATTCGCGAAGCTGGGCGCGAGCCCGCTGAACGGGACACGCAATACAACCACATCATCCGCGACGAGAACGACTTCACTAAGTGGCGGACTGGCGAGAGTGTCGATGCGATTAGTCCATCAGCCGCGATCGTCAGCTAA
- a CDS encoding sulfatase family protein, whose product MLMPHQPASQQKQHDSGRVLNCTPLNRYPAALAMALVTVLTQWAAGTNSLAEAVERPNIIVIMADDLGYGDVSCYGGEIATPNIDRLAQEGTQFTSGYCSASTCTPTRYSFLTGTHAFRKQGTGIAAPNSPALIPAGTTTIASLMQEAGYATAVIGKWHLGLGEKGVGPDWNGKLSPGPLEIGFDHCYMLPTTNDRVPQVYLSDHRVENLDPADPLWVGNKKPTEQHRTGQSHRDELTMDWSHGHNGTIHNGIGRIGFYTGGMSARFRDEDLADRWVEKSNEWMKAHQSMPFFLFFASHDLHVPRMPHERFQGSTDQGPRGDAIAELDWCVGELIKTVDALGLTEKTMFVFCSDNGPVLDDGYKDDAAEKLGEHKPSGPYHGGKYSVWEGGTRTPFITRMPGTIPVGVSDKMVCTIDMANSFATLVGQAIPQDACLDSLDVKDALLGAPNAKGRTSLVQQDNGSSGRYGFRKGKWKLVLYPQKKSYKSKADHSRTPKKEWTLYNLDQDPNETTDVSADHPDVLEKMKQDFQEIMDAGRTR is encoded by the coding sequence ATGCTGATGCCCCACCAGCCCGCTTCCCAGCAAAAGCAACACGATTCAGGACGCGTTCTAAACTGCACGCCGTTAAACCGCTATCCCGCCGCGCTTGCCATGGCGTTGGTAACCGTTTTAACCCAGTGGGCCGCTGGAACTAATTCGCTGGCGGAAGCCGTGGAACGTCCAAATATCATCGTGATCATGGCGGACGACTTGGGATACGGCGACGTGTCCTGCTATGGCGGCGAGATCGCGACACCTAACATCGATCGCCTTGCCCAGGAAGGGACTCAATTCACCAGCGGCTATTGCTCTGCATCGACATGCACGCCCACCCGCTACTCGTTTTTGACGGGCACGCATGCGTTTCGGAAACAGGGCACCGGCATCGCGGCTCCCAATAGCCCAGCCCTGATTCCAGCCGGCACGACCACCATCGCATCGTTAATGCAGGAAGCGGGTTACGCGACCGCCGTGATCGGCAAATGGCACTTGGGACTCGGCGAAAAAGGCGTGGGCCCGGACTGGAATGGCAAGCTTTCCCCCGGTCCGCTGGAGATCGGATTCGATCACTGTTACATGTTGCCGACGACCAACGATCGCGTGCCGCAAGTTTACCTATCGGATCACCGGGTCGAGAACCTGGACCCTGCGGATCCACTTTGGGTGGGGAACAAGAAACCGACTGAACAACACCGTACCGGGCAATCCCACCGGGACGAACTCACGATGGACTGGTCGCACGGTCACAACGGTACGATCCACAACGGCATCGGACGCATTGGCTTTTACACTGGTGGAATGAGTGCTCGCTTCCGCGATGAAGATCTGGCCGATCGCTGGGTCGAGAAGTCCAACGAATGGATGAAGGCGCATCAATCGATGCCGTTCTTCCTGTTTTTCGCCTCACATGATTTGCATGTACCGCGGATGCCGCACGAGCGATTCCAAGGAAGCACCGATCAGGGACCACGCGGTGACGCAATCGCGGAACTGGACTGGTGTGTGGGCGAGCTGATCAAGACCGTCGATGCGTTGGGCCTAACCGAGAAGACCATGTTTGTTTTCTGCAGCGACAATGGCCCCGTTCTCGACGATGGCTATAAAGACGACGCAGCGGAAAAGCTTGGCGAGCACAAGCCAAGCGGCCCCTATCACGGCGGCAAGTACTCGGTCTGGGAAGGTGGTACCCGAACTCCGTTCATCACTCGCATGCCTGGCACGATCCCGGTCGGTGTCAGCGACAAAATGGTTTGCACGATCGACATGGCGAACAGCTTTGCAACGTTAGTCGGCCAAGCGATTCCCCAAGACGCCTGTCTGGACAGCCTTGACGTCAAGGACGCACTACTCGGTGCCCCGAACGCCAAGGGACGCACATCACTGGTCCAGCAAGACAATGGCAGTTCCGGCCGATACGGCTTCCGCAAAGGCAAATGGAAGCTGGTCTTGTATCCGCAAAAGAAGTCTTACAAATCCAAGGCGGACCACTCAAGGACTCCGAAAAAAGAATGGACGCTTTACAACCTGGACCAAGATCCCAACGAAACGACCGATGTCAGCGCCGATCACCCCGATGTCTTGGAAAAGATGAAGCAAGACTTCCAAGAAATCATGGACGCGGGTCGAACACGCTAA
- a CDS encoding UbiA-like polyprenyltransferase → MSRLTDWLGLIRFSHTIFALPFAILAALLAWSTPLAGEVAATTGTSPESLQTPAIRLLDGVGILLCMVFARSAAMAFNRLVDHHIDAANPRTASRHLPAGTLSRGSVAMFTVLCSLGFIASTLLFWPNPIPLIGSVPVLAFLLGYSLAKRFTASAHLWLGVALSLSPICVWLAIRGGQEPFPGQYFYVPLLLAAAVALWVAGFDILYACQDAQYDQSKGLHSIPARFGVAGAMRIAAGLHLMMLGFLAALSWWGGAAGLGWLFAGAVALTAALVVIQHWLVRPDDLSRVNQAFFHTNAIISVLLLIAGGLDCWL, encoded by the coding sequence ATGAGTAGGCTGACAGACTGGTTAGGACTGATTCGTTTCAGCCACACAATTTTCGCGTTACCGTTCGCAATCCTAGCTGCGCTGCTGGCGTGGTCGACACCGCTCGCCGGCGAGGTTGCTGCGACGACGGGCACCAGTCCGGAATCGCTGCAGACGCCCGCAATCCGGCTGCTTGATGGGGTTGGGATTCTGTTATGCATGGTGTTCGCTCGCTCGGCTGCGATGGCGTTCAATCGTTTGGTGGATCACCACATTGACGCTGCCAATCCACGCACCGCATCACGGCACTTACCCGCCGGGACCTTGTCACGTGGATCGGTGGCGATGTTCACGGTGCTGTGCAGCCTCGGCTTCATCGCCTCAACGCTGTTGTTTTGGCCCAATCCGATTCCCTTGATCGGTTCGGTGCCCGTGCTGGCATTCTTGTTGGGATATTCCCTGGCGAAACGCTTCACCGCTTCGGCCCACTTGTGGCTGGGGGTGGCGTTGAGTTTGTCGCCGATTTGCGTTTGGCTGGCCATTCGCGGCGGCCAAGAACCATTCCCCGGACAGTATTTCTATGTGCCGCTGTTGTTGGCTGCGGCGGTGGCTTTATGGGTTGCGGGCTTCGATATCCTGTACGCCTGCCAAGATGCCCAATACGACCAGTCCAAGGGTCTGCACAGCATCCCAGCTCGATTTGGTGTTGCTGGAGCGATGCGGATCGCTGCCGGATTGCACTTAATGATGCTAGGCTTTCTTGCTGCTTTGTCGTGGTGGGGCGGTGCCGCGGGGCTAGGCTGGCTATTTGCTGGCGCGGTCGCCTTGACAGCGGCATTGGTTGTCATTCAGCATTGGCTGGTCCGGCCCGATGATTTGAGCCGCGTGAACCAAGCTTTCTTTCATACCAACGCGATCATCAGCGTGCTGCTGTTAATCGCGGGCGGTCTGGATTGTTGGCTGTGA
- a CDS encoding HAD family hydrolase, whose amino-acid sequence MRVFLFDIDGTLLMAHGVGKAALATALQDEFAITQPDTEVLFSGRTDRSLTIELLERNSIDPSAEHCGRLRDRYVSLVGGELSRQGGIVLPGVRPLLTQMARQNDTALAVMTGNFPETATQKLVHFDLRQWFSWISGGDFHCDRNDLARRTLEIIRRRYGQRVTETVVIGDTPADIACGNAIGAKTVAVATGEYSLDALRDESPSIALKDFSQTDEVLAALYS is encoded by the coding sequence GTGCGAGTTTTTTTATTCGATATCGACGGGACGTTGCTGATGGCTCATGGCGTCGGTAAGGCAGCTCTCGCGACCGCCCTTCAAGACGAATTTGCGATCACCCAGCCAGACACCGAGGTGTTGTTTTCCGGTCGCACCGATCGAAGTCTGACAATCGAGTTGCTCGAGCGGAATTCGATCGATCCATCGGCCGAGCATTGTGGCCGACTTCGTGATCGCTACGTCAGTTTAGTGGGTGGGGAACTCAGTCGTCAGGGCGGGATCGTTTTGCCCGGTGTTCGGCCCCTTTTGACCCAGATGGCACGCCAGAATGACACCGCTTTGGCCGTGATGACTGGCAACTTCCCCGAAACCGCTACCCAGAAACTGGTGCACTTTGATTTGCGGCAATGGTTTTCCTGGATTTCCGGTGGAGATTTCCACTGCGATCGAAACGATCTGGCTCGGCGGACGCTGGAGATCATTCGCCGGCGGTACGGGCAACGGGTCACCGAGACCGTGGTGATCGGCGACACCCCCGCCGACATCGCGTGTGGGAACGCCATCGGCGCGAAAACCGTTGCAGTGGCAACGGGAGAATACTCGCTAGACGCTCTACGCGACGAAAGCCCATCGATCGCCTTAAAAGACTTCTCGCAAACCGACGAAGTGCTGGCGGCGCTTTACAGCTGA
- the ubiE gene encoding bifunctional demethylmenaquinone methyltransferase/2-methoxy-6-polyprenyl-1,4-benzoquinol methylase UbiE, translating to MSFPEPSQSAQPASATVGAEGPNCTTDGGDTQDHANSNGASKLDKNKQDKPKLDKSAKRVQEMFRQIAPRYDTMNHVLSLNIDKWWRRKAVQKLKIQGDAPILDLCCGTGDLAIAIADFAETDVQVIGSDFCHAMLEIARDKEADRTRNARGGIGRKTIPFFEADSMALPFATDHFQCVTVAFGLRNIADTDVGLSEMFRVCQPGGQVMVLEFSQPTLPILKQLYGFYFRSVLPKVGQLMARNDKSAYEYLPASVGQFPCGEELAQRMRDVGMTNVTFTPLTLGVATIYIGQKPTPPAEPKVQKTTPNQADTSPVVATA from the coding sequence ATGAGTTTCCCAGAGCCAAGTCAGTCTGCCCAGCCCGCCTCTGCAACGGTCGGTGCCGAAGGTCCAAATTGCACGACTGATGGGGGGGACACACAGGACCACGCCAATTCGAATGGGGCATCCAAGCTGGACAAGAATAAGCAAGACAAGCCCAAACTCGACAAGAGCGCCAAGCGAGTGCAGGAGATGTTCCGGCAAATCGCTCCTCGCTACGACACCATGAACCACGTCTTGTCGCTGAACATCGACAAGTGGTGGCGACGCAAAGCCGTCCAAAAGCTAAAAATTCAGGGCGACGCACCGATTCTGGATTTATGTTGCGGAACGGGCGATCTGGCGATCGCAATTGCGGATTTTGCCGAGACCGATGTGCAAGTGATTGGCAGCGATTTTTGTCACGCGATGCTGGAAATCGCACGCGACAAAGAAGCGGATCGAACACGCAATGCTCGTGGAGGCATTGGCCGGAAGACGATTCCATTTTTCGAGGCGGACTCGATGGCGCTGCCGTTCGCAACGGATCACTTCCAGTGCGTGACGGTCGCATTCGGTCTGCGAAACATTGCCGACACCGACGTGGGACTTTCAGAAATGTTTCGCGTCTGCCAACCCGGCGGCCAAGTGATGGTGCTGGAATTTTCGCAGCCCACGCTTCCCATCCTAAAACAACTCTACGGTTTCTACTTCCGGTCGGTGTTGCCGAAGGTGGGCCAGTTGATGGCTCGCAATGACAAGTCGGCCTACGAATACCTGCCGGCCTCGGTCGGACAATTTCCTTGCGGCGAGGAACTTGCCCAACGGATGCGCGACGTGGGGATGACCAACGTGACCTTCACACCGCTGACCTTGGGCGTGGCCACCATTTACATCGGCCAAAAACCGACGCCACCCGCTGAACCCAAAGTCCAGAAAACGACACCAAACCAAGCGGACACTTCCCCCGTGGTGGCTACGGCGTGA
- a CDS encoding DUF1559 domain-containing protein: protein MQKPVPPNVSRSIRSRPGFTLVELLVVIAIIGVLVGLLLPAVQAAREAARRVQCSNNLKQIGLGIHNYESTYRRIPWGAKGGWGFSWTTDILAFVEQTALADIVPYGEKGAATGNLLESQRFRELAQAPVMAFRCPSQYGPLAIEMDQIPNRVINSYLGNAGGDVVLDYYSDDPTATNPRTGFDKGNGVFLATDFCHGTPSAPDCNNTPDRRGLAWSDVLDGLSNTAMVGETRFIEFAACKTCDHFMLYHPDIDLAAGAPNGADFSEALGSLHHQFNLDIADGAGNTEIEISLGSYHPGGLHLLTCDGAVRFVNEAMDDVVRHKLGSRNGRETIDADEF from the coding sequence ATGCAGAAACCTGTTCCCCCAAACGTTTCGCGTTCCATCCGTTCTCGTCCTGGCTTCACGCTGGTCGAGCTGTTGGTGGTGATCGCGATCATTGGGGTATTGGTCGGCCTGTTGTTGCCCGCGGTGCAGGCGGCCCGTGAAGCGGCTCGCCGGGTTCAGTGCTCCAACAATCTGAAGCAGATCGGTCTGGGGATCCACAACTACGAATCAACTTATCGCCGAATTCCTTGGGGAGCCAAGGGCGGTTGGGGCTTCAGCTGGACGACAGACATTTTGGCGTTTGTCGAACAAACAGCACTTGCCGACATCGTCCCGTACGGCGAAAAGGGAGCCGCAACAGGCAATCTTTTGGAGAGCCAACGGTTTCGCGAATTGGCCCAAGCTCCGGTGATGGCTTTCCGATGCCCGTCCCAGTACGGACCTTTGGCAATTGAAATGGACCAGATTCCCAATCGGGTCATCAATAGCTACCTGGGCAACGCTGGCGGCGATGTAGTGTTGGACTACTACAGCGACGATCCTACAGCGACGAACCCACGAACAGGGTTCGACAAGGGAAACGGTGTTTTTCTCGCAACCGATTTCTGTCACGGGACGCCATCGGCGCCGGATTGCAACAACACGCCCGATCGCCGTGGACTTGCCTGGTCGGATGTGCTGGATGGGTTAAGCAACACAGCGATGGTCGGCGAAACTCGGTTCATTGAATTCGCGGCTTGCAAGACCTGCGATCACTTCATGCTGTATCACCCCGACATTGACCTCGCAGCAGGAGCTCCCAACGGTGCCGATTTTTCAGAGGCACTGGGCTCGCTGCACCACCAATTCAACCTGGACATCGCCGACGGCGCTGGAAATACCGAAATCGAGATTTCGCTGGGAAGCTATCACCCGGGTGGCTTGCACTTATTGACCTGCGATGGGGCCGTTCGGTTCGTCAACGAGGCCATGGACGATGTCGTCCGTCACAAACTAGGCTCGCGTAACGGTCGCGAAACGATCGACGCCGACGAATTTTAA
- a CDS encoding UbiX family flavin prenyltransferase: MNKLPEPAPDHSTIDGVEKPRRKRIVVAITGASGAPYAVRLLQALRISDVEIHLTLSQSGVAVIGEELGLKLDVRHPDLNALMTCVPAWSSEPAFEMDQPLGPKGDERFFFHQFDDYMTPIASGSFLTDAMVICPCSGSTLSGVARAAASNLIQRAAEVHLKEHRKLVLVPRETPMSVLQIENMHRLASAGAVLLPAMPGWYHNVTRLEDLVDFVVARIMDQIGIENRLIGRWKDQ, from the coding sequence GTGAACAAGTTACCAGAACCTGCACCAGATCACTCCACAATCGACGGCGTAGAGAAGCCCCGCCGAAAACGCATCGTGGTCGCAATCACCGGCGCCAGCGGTGCCCCCTACGCGGTTCGCTTGTTGCAAGCGTTACGAATTAGCGACGTTGAAATCCACTTGACGCTCAGCCAAAGTGGCGTGGCCGTGATCGGCGAAGAGCTCGGCCTGAAACTGGATGTTCGCCATCCCGACCTGAATGCCTTGATGACTTGCGTGCCAGCTTGGTCAAGTGAACCGGCCTTTGAAATGGATCAACCGCTCGGCCCCAAGGGAGACGAACGCTTTTTCTTTCATCAGTTCGATGATTACATGACGCCGATTGCCAGCGGTTCATTCTTGACTGACGCCATGGTCATTTGCCCGTGCAGCGGCAGCACGCTTAGCGGCGTGGCTCGCGCGGCGGCTTCCAACCTGATCCAACGAGCGGCGGAAGTGCACCTGAAAGAACACCGCAAGCTGGTCTTGGTTCCACGCGAGACGCCGATGAGTGTTTTGCAGATTGAGAACATGCATCGCCTCGCCTCCGCGGGTGCAGTGTTGTTGCCAGCGATGCCCGGTTGGTATCACAACGTGACTCGCTTGGAAGACCTGGTGGATTTCGTGGTGGCCCGAATCATGGACCAAATCGGTATCGAAAACCGATTGATTGGGCGTTGGAAAGATCAATGA